A section of the Lynx canadensis isolate LIC74 chromosome A1, mLynCan4.pri.v2, whole genome shotgun sequence genome encodes:
- the HAVCR2 gene encoding hepatitis A virus cellular receptor 2 isoform X2, which yields MVSQLSFDCVLLLLPLLTRSLEGEYVVEVGQNAVLPCTYSPATLENLVPVCWGKGSCPMFECHSMVLSTDGRNLKYQTSNRYQLKRNFHKGDVSLTIENVTLADSGTYCCRIQFPGLMNDKKSNLELVIKPAKVTPARPTRRAFGTAFPRMLTTKGYGSETQTLEALHDKNQTQIPTLANALQDSAVTTRIGIYIGVGISAGLTLILIIAALILTWYSYSKEKLQNSSLVTLANVAPSGLANTVAEGMHSEENIYIIEENIYEMEDPYEYYCYVSSEQLS from the exons ATGGTTTCACAACTTTCCTTTGACTGtgtcctgctgctgctgccactaCTCACAA GGTCTTTGGAAGGGGAATACGTAGTTGAAGTGGGTCAGAATGCTGTTCTGCCCTGCACCTACTCTCCAGCCACTCTTGAGAATCTTGTGCCTGTCTGCTGGGGCAAGGGATCCTGTCCTATGTTTGAATGTCATAGTATGGTGCTCAGCACAGATGGAAGGAACTTGAAATATCAGACATCCAACAGATACCAGCTAAAGAGGAATTTCCACAAAGGAGATGTGTCCTTGACTATAGAGAATGTGACTCTAGCTGACAGTGGGACCTATTGCTGCCGGATTCAATTCCCAGGCCTAATGAATGATAAAAAATCAAACCTGGAGTTGGTCATCAAACCAG CCAAGGTCACCCCTGCTCGGCCTACACGCAGAGCCTTCGGTACAGCCTTTCCAAGGATGCTCACCACCAAGGGATATGGCTCAG AGACACAGACACTGGAAGCCCTCCATGATAAAAATCAAACT CAAATACCCACATTGGCTAACGCACTACAAGACTCTGCTGTGACCACCAGAATAGGCATCTACATTGGAGTGGGGATCTCTGCTGGGCTGACTCTCATTCTTATCATTGCTGCTTTAATTCTCACAT GGTATTCTTATAGCAAAGAGAAGTTACAGAATTCAAG CCTGGTCACTTTGGCCAACGTCGCTCCCTCAGGGTTAGCAAATACAGTAGCAGAAGGAATGCACTCGGAGGAAAACATCTATATCATTGAGGAGAACATATACGAAATGGAAGATCCATATGAATACTACTGCTATGTCAGCAGCGAGCAACTATCCTGA
- the HAVCR2 gene encoding hepatitis A virus cellular receptor 2 isoform X1, with translation MVSQLSFDCVLLLLPLLTRSLEGEYVVEVGQNAVLPCTYSPATLENLVPVCWGKGSCPMFECHSMVLSTDGRNLKYQTSNRYQLKRNFHKGDVSLTIENVTLADSGTYCCRIQFPGLMNDKKSNLELVIKPETQTLEALHDKNQTQIPTLANALQDSAVTTRIGIYIGVGISAGLTLILIIAALILTWYSYSKEKLQNSSLVTLANVAPSGLANTVAEGMHSEENIYIIEENIYEMEDPYEYYCYVSSEQLS, from the exons ATGGTTTCACAACTTTCCTTTGACTGtgtcctgctgctgctgccactaCTCACAA GGTCTTTGGAAGGGGAATACGTAGTTGAAGTGGGTCAGAATGCTGTTCTGCCCTGCACCTACTCTCCAGCCACTCTTGAGAATCTTGTGCCTGTCTGCTGGGGCAAGGGATCCTGTCCTATGTTTGAATGTCATAGTATGGTGCTCAGCACAGATGGAAGGAACTTGAAATATCAGACATCCAACAGATACCAGCTAAAGAGGAATTTCCACAAAGGAGATGTGTCCTTGACTATAGAGAATGTGACTCTAGCTGACAGTGGGACCTATTGCTGCCGGATTCAATTCCCAGGCCTAATGAATGATAAAAAATCAAACCTGGAGTTGGTCATCAAACCAG AGACACAGACACTGGAAGCCCTCCATGATAAAAATCAAACT CAAATACCCACATTGGCTAACGCACTACAAGACTCTGCTGTGACCACCAGAATAGGCATCTACATTGGAGTGGGGATCTCTGCTGGGCTGACTCTCATTCTTATCATTGCTGCTTTAATTCTCACAT GGTATTCTTATAGCAAAGAGAAGTTACAGAATTCAAG CCTGGTCACTTTGGCCAACGTCGCTCCCTCAGGGTTAGCAAATACAGTAGCAGAAGGAATGCACTCGGAGGAAAACATCTATATCATTGAGGAGAACATATACGAAATGGAAGATCCATATGAATACTACTGCTATGTCAGCAGCGAGCAACTATCCTGA